The genome window GGATTGATGCAGTAAATCATACCATTTTAGATTTTAGATTTTAGATTTTAGATGGGAAATGACTGACGCTGTATCGGTTTAGAGCTTGCTTTTGCATTCTTTTTGAGAAATCGTATCACTTTGATTGATAAATTAGCGTAAAACCCAGTAGTTCTGACCTTACTACTGGGTTTATATTTACCGCCCATTTGCACACGCTATCACATTTAAGTCAAGGATTTAAGATTAATAGCATCGCGCTCTACCGATTGAGCTACTCCCCAGCGTTTGGTTGAGGAGGCTGGAGTTGAACCAGCAACATCGATGATGTGATTTTCCTGACATTCGTTTTAGCGATCGGCGGTGAATGCTGAGTTTAGAGTAATAACTTGCTGCTGAATTTGTACGCAATGCTGCCTCTGCCAATTGGGCTACCCCCCTTTTTTTGGTAGGAGGGACAGGAGTCGAACCTGCACTATCACATTTGTACGGTTTAAGTTGAAGTTTTAGATTGAACTTGTACTCTGTTTATATCTTAAACCATAACTATCAAAAAAGCAAGCAATTAGCGGAAAATAAACTGAAAAATTCGTTCTCCCACTCTCTGTTCCTCAACTTCAGAATTGTTAGCTTCTTCGCGGGCGAACATAACAGCTTGCTGCAAGATTTCCACCCTTTGCAGCAACTCATTGATCCGGCGCGCTGGCAAAGCTCCAGAAAACTTCACAGTCCGCCAATAGCCGATCGTAATATCTTCGTAATAAACATCGACTTGAGCCGGATGGTGTTCGGTAGCTTCAGCTTTAACGTGATTGCGCGGAGTTTTAAAAGTTTTGAGAGTTTGCACCGGTTCTGTGGCCCAGCAGTCTGCCGAAGCATCGAAGTTCCAAGTCTCGGAGGCATCTAAGACGGGAAGTTTTTTGATGAATGCTTGCAAATCGGCCAACTGCTTTTCAAGGAATAGCAAATAGCTGACGGGAACTTGGCTCAAAAGCACGTTTCCGTCTACAGTTACGTCAGCGCGGGCGCTACAATTTGTCCAATCTTTGGTTGCGGTTACGTCGAAGAGTTTGGTCAAAACTTCAGTTGTTTTGCGGATAATCTCTTCGGCTTTGACTTCAACTTTTTTGGACTCGGGCGGCAGTTGTTCGCCTTCTTCGTCTTTGGGGCGGTAAGTGCGGGAGATTCCCGAAAGCACAGCGGGCTTCTGGAGTGCTTTTTGAGCTTCGGCGAGTTCTTGGACGGATCGGCTTTTGATGCCTTTTTCGATCGCAATAATCTGATTTAAGCGTGCCATTGTTCGATTTTATTGACGCTGAACTGATATCAAGCCGGGTTAATACTGACAATCAAATTGTTTGTCCTGTGGCTTTTAGGGCTTTGATAACTCTCCCTCCTCAGTACAAACCTCGCGATCGTTCTTGAACCAAACTTGCTCATTGTGTAGTATTACATAATTCAAAATAAATTACAAGTTTTTTGTAGGCGCGGTGCCAAGAGATCCCGTCGCTACCCGTGCCCAGCAATTTATATCTCAAAAAATCGGCAAAATCTCTAGCGCCGCTGCCAAAGTGTAGCAAATATCACTCTTTGTTGGGGCTGCAACTACCTCTTGAGATAGATGCGGAAATACCTCCCAGGGCGCGTTGTCATATCGGGAAATATTTCTTAACATTATAGATAACAAAGGGAATCCGAGGAGACACCAAAAATCCTTAAGCCCTTGGGGTGCCCCGGTTAATCAGACTTTTCGCAAACAAGGGCTAAATTAATGAACCAGCAAAACTCGGAAGTTTCAGCATTTTTGCCCATCCTCCAAAAAGGCATTTGGCTGTTTGGGATTCTCTCTTGGATATTCGGGCTGACAGATAGAACTATTGCACTATTGTCTGACGGATATTTGTCGGCGATCGATATTGTCCAGCTATTTACAGCATCCTTTTTCTTCATTAGCTGGCTGTTGTTAAGCCCGTTTTTGGGTCTTAACTCCCAGAGTCAGCCGAAGGAAGAAGCATCTCCCTAGTTTTTAATTAGTAATGTTAGTTTCTCGATCGCTATGAGTTTCTTCTGGGGCAAAGCGGGCAGGCCAAATGCGATCGCAAAAAAACAAAGTTCCCGCCGTCACGCACAGCGGAATCGCCAACAGATTCAACAGCGGAATGCTCACCAAACCCAAACAAACCAAACCAAAACTCCCGCTGGCCGGCAAACTCGCCCAAATTATCTCCAACTTCTCCTGAAAAGGTCGCCTCCGCCTCTCCAAAGGTGCATCTAAAAAGTCCAAACAGACAATAGTCGCGCCCAAAGCTACGCCACCCAAACTGCTAAGAATAGAGCCGACACCA of Oscillatoria nigro-viridis PCC 7112 contains these proteins:
- a CDS encoding DUF7873 family protein, which encodes MARLNQIIAIEKGIKSRSVQELAEAQKALQKPAVLSGISRTYRPKDEEGEQLPPESKKVEVKAEEIIRKTTEVLTKLFDVTATKDWTNCSARADVTVDGNVLLSQVPVSYLLFLEKQLADLQAFIKKLPVLDASETWNFDASADCWATEPVQTLKTFKTPRNHVKAEATEHHPAQVDVYYEDITIGYWRTVKFSGALPARRINELLQRVEILQQAVMFAREEANNSEVEEQRVGERIFQFIFR